CTTGGCGTCGTTCTTGTCGGCGGCGATGCCGGTGATCAGCTGACGTTCCATTTCCAATCCTTCCAGTTCCCCGATCAGTTCATCCTCGCTCACGATCATCGTGCCGGGGATGCTGTCCGCCGGCGGCGCGTCGTCGTCGATGAAGGATGACAACACCTGCACCCGCACGCATTCCTTCATGGCGAGGCTGACCGAGCGGGTCTGCAGGACCTTCGATCCGACCGAGGCCAGCTCGAGCATTTCCTCGAACGTCACGTTCTTGAGCTTGCGCGCCTTGGCGACAATGCGGGGATCGGTGGTATAGACGCCGTCGACGTCGGTATAGATGTCGCAGCGGTCGGCCTTCACCGCCGCTGCCACGGCCACCGCCGAAGTGTCGGAACCGCCACGGCCCAGCGTGGTCACGCGGTTGTCCGCGGTAAGTCCCTGAAAACCGGGAATAACGGCGATCTCGCCCGCGGCCATCGAGGCCAGCAGGGCTTCGGAATCGATCGTTTCGATGCGGGCCTTGGCATGGGCGTCGTCGGTGCGGACGGGCAACTGCCAGCCCAGCCACGAACGCGCCTTGCAGCCCAGCGCCTGGAGATGCATCGCGAGCAGCCCCGAGGTCACCTGTTCGCCGCTGGCGACGACCACGTCGTATTCAGCAGGATCATAAAGGGGATTGGCTTCGCGGCAGAAATTGACAAGGCGGTCGGTCTCTCCGGCCATCGCCGAAACCACCACCGCCACTTCGTGCCCGGCCGCCTGCTGGCGCTGCACGATCCGCGCGACACGGCGGATGCGCTCGGTGCCGGCCATCGACGTGCCGCCGAATTTCATCACGATCCGGGCCAAGGGGGTACTCCTGCCTGTGGGCGCAACGCATTGCGCAACAATCTTGCCCGCGCAGCCCCTCGCCGTGCGGCGGGCGTCCTGTTAGGGATGCCTCATGAGCAATGCAACACCCTCGGCACTCGCGCCCACCATTCGCCCGGAAGAGGCGGCGCATTTCGGCAAGCTCGCGCAGGACTGGTGGGACCCGAAGGGCTCCTCCGCCATGCTGCACCGTCTCAACCCGGTGCGGCTGGGCTTCATCCGAAACGCTATCGATTCGCATTTCGGTACCAGTCCCCGCTCGCTTAAACCACTGACAGACCGGCGCGCGCTGGATGTAGGCTGCGGCGCCGGTCTGCTATGCGAACCGCTTGCCCGCATGGGCGCGGCGGTTACTGGCGTCGACGCGGCGGCAGAGAACGTCGCGGCGGCGCAGGCCCATGCGGCGGGCGGTGGCCTGGCCATCACCTATCGCCTGGGCGAGATTGGCGCCTTGGACCTTGCCGGTTTCGACCTCGTCACCGCCATGGAGGTGATCGAGCACGTGGCCGACAAACCGGCCTTCGTCGCGGCGCTGGCGGCAGCGCTGGGCGAAGGCGGGCTGATGGTCCTGTCCACCCCCAACCGCACGGCAGCTGCACGCCTGCTGCTGGTGGAAGGGGCGGAAACGCTGGGCATGGTGCCCCGCGGTACGCACCACTGGGACGATTTCGTCACCCCGGTGGAATTGCACGACCTGCTCTCCGAAGCAGGCCTGGTCATGGGTAATCCAATCGGTATCGCTTACAGTCCGACCAAGGGTTTGCACCTGTCGGATAATCTCGCACTTAACTACATTGTCACGGCAAGAAAGGGCTGATCCCATGGCCGAACGCTTTGAACGGCACAAACAACCCTGGACAGCCGATGAAATACATAAGCTACACACTCTCGCAAAGAAGGGCATGGCGCTGAAGGCTATCGCCAAGGCGCTGACCCGCAGTGAGGAATCGGTGAAAATTCGGGCCAAGAACGATGGCCTGGGTATTGTGAAACTGCGCTAGCCGCTCAGGGCGGCAGCGGTTTGGAGAGAGCCCAGACCTTCCAGCCCGAAAGAGCCGGGACCGGCAGGAATGGGTTGACGTGCAAGACGCGCGGGAGCAGTTCCGTGTGGGTCTTGTGGCGAAACAGGCTGCTCCAGAGCGACGCCCCCAGCGTTCCACGAAGGAACGCCAGATGCAGCAAGGTGCCCTCGCTGATGCGCGAACGCTTTGCGCGGGCTTTCCATTTCAGGATGCCGAACAAGGCCACGACCAGCATGGACAACGCTACGAGCGCCTTCGCAAGGAAGGCTGGCGTCAGCAGCAGCGCGATGATTGCAGTAGTCATAAGCGGCATGGTAACCGCATATGGTTAACAATCGGTTTTACGGGATTTCCTGGCGCCGCGTCATTCGCCCGAGGGCAGGAACTTTTCCACCAGATCGCGCGCCAGCCGGGCCGGGCGGTGCGTCACCGCGTCCACGCAGCACCAGCTGGAACGGACTTCGGCCAGCACGTCCTCGCCGCGCTTGATCACGGTTTCGTAGAAGGCCTTGGCGCCCTGCACCTTTTCCAGCACGACATGCGCGATCACCGTATCGTCCAGAAAAGTGGGCCGGCGATAGGTGATTTCGTGCTTGAGCGCGACCCACAGGTGCCGCGCCACCGCTTCCGCCGGGGCCAGCGCCTGCCAGTGGTCGATCACCGCCTCCTGCACCCATTTCAGGTAGCTGGCGTTGTTGACATGGCCCATGAAGTCGATGTCCGCCGGATCGACATTGATGGGGTAGAGATGGGGATTCGCGTTATTCACAAGAATGTAGATAACACGAATCGCGCCGGGCCAACAGGGCCGCGCGCCACTCTTTATCGCACCGGCGGCTTCGACCCGGCGCGGCGCAAGGCTTCCTCGATCGCCGCCACCGCCTGCGCCTCGCGGAACGGCCAGTCGCCCGCGATCCGGCGATAGGGCACGCCCGCGCGCACCAGCATGTCCTCGGCGATCGCGGCGAAGCGCGCGCGCTTCTCGTCGGTGCCGAAAAAGCGCGTGCCGTCGGCCACCCACGGCACGTCCGGCTCGAACAGCAGGTAGAGATCCGCCTTGGGATAGGCCAGCAGCGCCTCGGGCACGTCGTCGAACAGCATCTGCGCCCAGGCCGCCGTCATCAGCGGATCGGTATCCAGCACCAGCACCTGCGGCTGGAGCAGCGCCGCCCCGCGCACCGCGCGATCATGCCCCTCGGCGATCTCCAGCAGGTCGTCGATGGTCAGCTCCAGTCCCATGGTCTCGCAGAACGAACGCCCGTATTCGGGCACCCACGGCCAGCCGAACCGCTTGCGCAACCGGTCGGCCAGCACCGACTTGCCGGTGCTTTCGGCGCCATGAAAACAGACCTGGATCACGCAAACACCTCATTCCCCGCCGGCCGCCGGGCCGCGCCGATCCACGCGCGCAGGCCCACCGCCGACATCACCAGAAACGCGCCGTACAGCGCTGCCAGCAGCGGCAGCCCCCGCGCCAGATAGAGCGCGATCGAAACCACGTCGATCGCGATCCACAGCACCCAGTTCTCTATCCGGCGATACGACAGCAGGAACTGCGCCGCGATGCTCGCCCCCGTCACCGCCGAATCCGCGAAGGGCAGCGCGGCGTTGGTGAAGCGGTGCATCGCCCAGCCCAGCGACAGGCTGAGCGCCGCCGTCACCCCGGCCCAGGCGATCCGCTGGCGCGCGCTCATCCAGCCGACCGGCACGCTGTCGTCTTCGGCCCCTTTCGCCCGGCTCCACAGCCACCAGCCCCAGCCGTTGACCACGAAAAAGAACGCCTGCAGCCCGGTTTCGCCATAGAGCCGCGCGCGGAACAGCACGAAGGCGGTGGCCGTCACCATCGCCATGGCGAAAGGGAAGTTCCACACCGACCGCCGCACCAGCAGCGCGATGTTGATCAGGCCCAGAACGGCGGCCAGGGCCTCGACGGGATTCACCGGCGCGCGCCGCTCAGCCCAGCGCCGCCGCCCATTCGGCGTCCTTGAACCCCACCAGCAGCCCACCGGGATATTCCACGATCGGCCGCTTGATGGTGGAGGTATGCTCTGCCATCAGCGCCACCGCCTTGTCCGCGTCGAGATCGGACTTCGCCGCATCGTCCAGCTTGCGGAAGGTCGTGCCTGCCTTGTTGAGCACCTTGTCCAGCCCCGCCTGCGCCACCCATCCCGCGATCCGCGCCGGGTCCGCGCCCTGCTTCTTGTAGTCGTGGAACGTATAGGCGATGCCGCGCGCCTCCAGCCAGACACGCGCCTTCTTCACGGTGTCGCAGTTGGGGATTCCATAAACCGTCACAGCCACGCGCCGATCCTTTGCGTCAGACTTTCCAGTCCCTTAGCGTCGATCGGCAAGGGCGGCAAACGCCGTGACTGCGAATGCGGCGCCGCGTGCCCCTATCCCCCATCGCGGCAGAAGCGCCGCGTCCGCGTGGGGTTGCCGGCATAGAGCGTGTAATCCTGGTAATAGGCGTCGCGCGATCGCCCCTGCACCTCGATGTGCGCCACCTGCCGGCGCCAGCCCAGCGCGGCCTCCTCGCTTTCCCATTCGGACAGCGCCAGCACCTCGCCATCGTCGGCGTGGTAGCTCTTGAACGAGACGAAGCCGGGCTGCGTGCGCGCCAGGCGCTCCATGCGCGCGGCATCGACGGCATAGGCATCGGCATCGATGTCGGCGCGCTTGCGGTTGCGGAAAACGACGATGAACATGCGCGCTTTCTAACAGAATGTTACCAAAATGGGCGCAAATTCTGCGATAGCCGCAAAGTGCGGGCGTGAATATCGCATACGAACAGGCCGGCATGGACATTTCCGGCGAATCCCGACAAAGCCGCAGCCCATGAGCCTGAACAGCTTCGGACACGTCTTCCGCTTCACCACCTGGGGGGAAAGCCATGGCCCCGCGCTTGGCGCGGTCGTCGACGGGTGCCCGCCCGGCATCCCGCTGACCGAGGCGGACATCCAGCCTTTCCTCGACGCGCGCCGGCCGGGCCAGTCGCGCTTCACCACGCAGCGGCAGGAACCGGACCAGGTCCGCATCCTCTCCGGCGTGTTCGAGACGGCCGACGGCGTGCGCCGCACCACCGGCACCCCGATCAGCCTGATGATCGAGAACGTGGACCAGCGCTCCAAGGACTATGGCGGCGTCGCCAAGGCCTATCGCCCCGGCCATGCCGACTATGCCTATGATGCCAAGTACGGCTTTCGCGATTATCGCGGCGGCGGGCGGTCTTCCGCGCGCGAAACCGCCGCGCGCGTGGCGGCCGGCGCGGTGGCGCGCAAGCTGCTGGACGGCGTGACGATCACCGGCTGGGTCAGCGAAATCGGCGGCGACGCGATCGATCCCGCCCGGTTCGATGCGGCGGAAATCGGCCGCAATCCGTTCTTCTGTCCCGATGCCGAAGCCGCCGCGCGCTGGGAAAAGCGGGTGGACGAGGCGCGCAAGGCCGGCTCCTCGCTGGGCGCGGTGGTCGAATGCGTGGCCACCGGCGTGCCCGCCGGCTGGGGCGCGCCGCTCTATGCCAAGCTCGATGCCGAACTGGCCCACGCGATGATGGGAATCAACGCGGTAAAGGGCGTGGAAATCGGCGATGGCTTCGCCGCCGCGCGCAACACAGGCGAAGGCAACGCCGATCCGATGCGCCCGAAGCAGCCCGGAGAGGGCAACGACGGCCCGGCGTTCCTCGCCAACCATGCCGGTGGCGTGGCCGGCGGCATTTCCACCGGCCAGCCGGTGGTGGTGCGCGTGGCGTTCAAGCCCACATCGTCGATCCTCACCCCCATGCCCACGATCACGCGCGAGGGCGAGGCGACCGAGCTGTTCACCAAGGGCCGCCACGACCCGTGCGTGGGCATTCGCGGCGTGCCCGTGGTGGAAGCGATGATGGCGCTGGTGCTGGCCGACCAGAAACTGCTGCACCGCGCGCAGACCGGGCGCTGAAGCGGCAGAGACCCGCTTCCCCCCTCCCCGTTATCCCGCGTCCGACCAAGTATCCTATTGTAATTGCAGGGAAATTTTAACCCGGATCACGACCCGAGTGACGGCCGCGAAACCGTTACGTTACGGAAACATGCTCCCTACCGCCCCTGCCACGCCGGCGCGCGCTTTTCGGCGAAGGCGCGCGGCCCTTCGGCGGCGTCGGCGCTGTTGAACCAGGTTCCGAACGCGGGATAGCGCGCCTGGTTGGCGAGCGCGGCAGCAAGGCTTGGCTCGTCCAGCCCGCGCATCACCGCCTGCTTGGACGCGCGGATCGACAGCGGCGCGCCTTTCAGGATCGCCGCCGCCCAGCGCTCCACCGCCGCGTCCAGTTCGCCATCGGGCACCACCTCGGTCACGAAGCCCAGCCGCTCGCCCTCGCGCGCGTCGACCCGGCGCGAGGCCAGGATCATGCCCATCGCCTGCTTCAGCCCGATCTGGCGGGCGAGGCGGTGCACCCCGCCGCCCAGCGCCACCGCGCCCACCAGCGGTTCGGGCAGGCCGAAGCCGGCGCTTTCCACCGCGATGATGATGTCGCAAGCCAGCGCCAGCTCGAACCCGCCGCCCAGCGCCAGGCCGTTGACCGCCGCGATGATCGGCTTGTCGCAATCGAACCGCTGGATCAGGCCGGCATAGCCGTGTGCCGGATAGGGCTTGCGCCCTTCCGCGACCACGGATTTC
The Novosphingobium sp. EMRT-2 genome window above contains:
- a CDS encoding arsenate reductase — encoded protein: MAVTVYGIPNCDTVKKARVWLEARGIAYTFHDYKKQGADPARIAGWVAQAGLDKVLNKAGTTFRKLDDAAKSDLDADKAVALMAEHTSTIKRPIVEYPGGLLVGFKDAEWAAALG
- a CDS encoding thioesterase family protein, yielding MNNANPHLYPINVDPADIDFMGHVNNASYLKWVQEAVIDHWQALAPAEAVARHLWVALKHEITYRRPTFLDDTVIAHVVLEKVQGAKAFYETVIKRGEDVLAEVRSSWCCVDAVTHRPARLARDLVEKFLPSGE
- a CDS encoding aspartate kinase — its product is MKFGGTSMAGTERIRRVARIVQRQQAAGHEVAVVVSAMAGETDRLVNFCREANPLYDPAEYDVVVASGEQVTSGLLAMHLQALGCKARSWLGWQLPVRTDDAHAKARIETIDSEALLASMAAGEIAVIPGFQGLTADNRVTTLGRGGSDTSAVAVAAAVKADRCDIYTDVDGVYTTDPRIVAKARKLKNVTFEEMLELASVGSKVLQTRSVSLAMKECVRVQVLSSFIDDDAPPADSIPGTMIVSEDELIGELEGLEMERQLITGIAADKNDAKVTLTRIADRPGAVATIFGPLAEANINVDMIIQNVAKDKGETDVTFTVPQADLARTQALLEEQKDTIGWYRMIADSKVAKISVVGVGMRSHAGVAGTMFKALADRGINIQAISTSEIKVSVLIDEDETELAVRVLHTAYGLDAA
- a CDS encoding enoyl-CoA hydratase-related protein, with the translated sequence MQHIRVERRGRMTRIELARPEVLNAINAAMHDELEQAFNAFAADPEQWICVVTGAGRAFCAGTDLKSVVAEGRKPYPAHGYAGLIQRFDCDKPIIAAVNGLALGGGFELALACDIIIAVESAGFGLPEPLVGAVALGGGVHRLARQIGLKQAMGMILASRRVDAREGERLGFVTEVVPDGELDAAVERWAAAILKGAPLSIRASKQAVMRGLDEPSLAAALANQARYPAFGTWFNSADAAEGPRAFAEKRAPAWQGR
- the ubiG gene encoding bifunctional 2-polyprenyl-6-hydroxyphenol methylase/3-demethylubiquinol 3-O-methyltransferase UbiG, translating into MSNATPSALAPTIRPEEAAHFGKLAQDWWDPKGSSAMLHRLNPVRLGFIRNAIDSHFGTSPRSLKPLTDRRALDVGCGAGLLCEPLARMGAAVTGVDAAAENVAAAQAHAAGGGLAITYRLGEIGALDLAGFDLVTAMEVIEHVADKPAFVAALAAALGEGGLMVLSTPNRTAAARLLLVEGAETLGMVPRGTHHWDDFVTPVELHDLLSEAGLVMGNPIGIAYSPTKGLHLSDNLALNYIVTARKG
- a CDS encoding AAA family ATPase yields the protein MIQVCFHGAESTGKSVLADRLRKRFGWPWVPEYGRSFCETMGLELTIDDLLEIAEGHDRAVRGAALLQPQVLVLDTDPLMTAAWAQMLFDDVPEALLAYPKADLYLLFEPDVPWVADGTRFFGTDEKRARFAAIAEDMLVRAGVPYRRIAGDWPFREAQAVAAIEEALRRAGSKPPVR
- the aroC gene encoding chorismate synthase; this encodes MSLNSFGHVFRFTTWGESHGPALGAVVDGCPPGIPLTEADIQPFLDARRPGQSRFTTQRQEPDQVRILSGVFETADGVRRTTGTPISLMIENVDQRSKDYGGVAKAYRPGHADYAYDAKYGFRDYRGGGRSSARETAARVAAGAVARKLLDGVTITGWVSEIGGDAIDPARFDAAEIGRNPFFCPDAEAAARWEKRVDEARKAGSSLGAVVECVATGVPAGWGAPLYAKLDAELAHAMMGINAVKGVEIGDGFAAARNTGEGNADPMRPKQPGEGNDGPAFLANHAGGVAGGISTGQPVVVRVAFKPTSSILTPMPTITREGEATELFTKGRHDPCVGIRGVPVVEAMMALVLADQKLLHRAQTGR
- the pnuC gene encoding nicotinamide riboside transporter PnuC, which gives rise to MNPVEALAAVLGLINIALLVRRSVWNFPFAMAMVTATAFVLFRARLYGETGLQAFFFVVNGWGWWLWSRAKGAEDDSVPVGWMSARQRIAWAGVTAALSLSLGWAMHRFTNAALPFADSAVTGASIAAQFLLSYRRIENWVLWIAIDVVSIALYLARGLPLLAALYGAFLVMSAVGLRAWIGAARRPAGNEVFA
- a CDS encoding antibiotic biosynthesis monooxygenase gives rise to the protein MFIVVFRNRKRADIDADAYAVDAARMERLARTQPGFVSFKSYHADDGEVLALSEWESEEAALGWRRQVAHIEVQGRSRDAYYQDYTLYAGNPTRTRRFCRDGG
- a CDS encoding DUF1294 domain-containing protein, producing MTTAIIALLLTPAFLAKALVALSMLVVALFGILKWKARAKRSRISEGTLLHLAFLRGTLGASLWSSLFRHKTHTELLPRVLHVNPFLPVPALSGWKVWALSKPLPP